The following proteins come from a genomic window of Girardinichthys multiradiatus isolate DD_20200921_A chromosome 8, DD_fGirMul_XY1, whole genome shotgun sequence:
- the apc gene encoding adenomatous polyposis coli protein: MAAASYDQLLRQVEVLKMENSNLRQELQDNSNHLTKLETEASNMKEVLKQLQGTIEEEPREVSGSQLELIGRLKEMSLDPAGFKTRTRLPLPPSSSSSSSSSSSGTPAGAAGGSAAPGPSSAAFPKRGLLSAGRDSHDRCVEELEKERSLLLAELEKEEKEKDWYYAQLQNLTKRIDSLPLTENFTLQTDMSRRQLEFEARQIRSAMEEQLGSCQEMERRAQARVSRIQQIEKDILRLGAHLQVEGAQSAGDSSGLAEAQSSSSRLDQESANETSYSVPRRITSHLGTKVEMVYSLLSMLGTHDKDDMSRTLLAMSSSQDSCIAMRQSGCLPLLIQLLHGNDKDSLLLGNSRGSKEARARASAALHNIVHSQPDDKRGRREIRVLHLLEQVRHYCEACWTWQENHERGADQEDNPMPSPVEHQICPAVCVLMKLSFDEEHRHAMNELGGLQAVAELLQVDCEMFGLSSDHYSVTLRRYAGMALTNLTFGDVANKATLCSMKGCMRAMVAQLKSESEDLQQVIASVLRNLSWRADVNSKKTLREVGSVRALMGCALEVQKESTLKSVLSALWNLSAHCTENKADICAVDGALAFLVGTLTHRSHTNTLAIIESGGGILRNVSSLIATNEAHRQILREHGCLPTLLQHLKSHSLTIVSNACGTLWNLSARDAKDQEMLWELGAVGMLRNLIHSRHKMIAMGSAAALRNLMANRPARFKDASVVSPGAGAPSLHARKQKALFEELDAQQLSETFDNIDNLSPKAANRKGRSCNGAGAGAGNPTRSYTNTPVLSSPKSGDGSKRTSEEVSYVRSVFPPSVRASSDSLNSVTSTDGYGNRGKTKPSSDAFYSSDESGANKCCVYRKYPADLAHKIRSANHMADDDCAELDTPINYSLKYSDEQLNSGRQSPSHDDDREQDVRLRRNDNGAESGQNSSHMTSGQPPRYVVVSATSSYCGDSTPEQPIDYSLKYGSDSAHKPIFKQEETAIPSLALPASSSTNKLRPLPPATARTVAKSNQESTQTYCVEDTPICFSRGSSLSSLSSEEDEDADVIARKSKGGSGNDYPTLPVSEKDAQERQQQRQQKEAESQTSAAPSTRGRRGHHHHHGHHHHHHVTSSSGARTPKSPPEPPYAQETPLMFSRCTSVSSLDSFSTSSIASSVRSSEPCSGMPSGVVSPSDLPDSPGQTMPPSRAKTPPLPLSAEKTKQEERAKKEEESCVDVLLHFATESTPHGFSRASSLSALSVDEPYIAAEMKKEEQEGGNKEVKEEPLKPILDESDDDNEILVACINMAMPKSSQKPKKQQPAAPRKASQLPVYKLLPPQSRSLPPQRKDVPPPPEEVPRVYCVEGTPLNFSTATSLSDLTIDSPPNEESAPPPSAPRTRAGVPEGENGDDILAECISAAMPKAKPRKPFRTLESSEHLQAPPLPPAVSPPTPPPLCQPPLKNKPTSPVKPMPQRPSYSVATTAAAKPKPGFAFDSPRHYTPIEGTPCCFSRNDSLSSLDFDEDEAPEKEGEERKSKEEENRKRKQQTAAVFPRTKTATNQMITDEKQKFAMEDTPVCFSRNPSLSSLSDIDQENNNKEFAPPPLQDEEEEPDSGEAAAKSLPPAEVESKPRPPAASGYAPKAFHVEDTPVCFSRNSSLSSLSIDSEDDLLQECISSAMPKKKKKSAALPAPAAIATPPPLTKADDGILAEEEPSEAPRSPTSPDSESFDWKAIQEGANSIVSSLNAAAAASLSRQPSSDSDSVLSLKSVGSPFHLPTAKKNADEEEEEALQVKRGARILKPGERTTLEAKKKEEEDDEEAKALRGGKKVYRSLITGKPRAEPAARGRSKPRAAAVAKAPGVSDSTDRGGGSSRDATPSRSAAPASQKGAKLSQLPRTTSPGSASSTSSSRAAKQSTPKSGGMLRSESASRLSISASTKKQKVEPEKPALVRQSTFIKEAPSPTLKRKLEESSSAAAAMESQSSPETPLPPASRRQDVNRSQSESPSRPQEETSSRLSRTGTWKRENSSGATGVSGGKHSTSLPRVGTWKRTGSSSSVLSASSESGEMRSEDNTNRSKGTWRKAKSSGSDLTAAKSEDVWVRLEDCPVNNPRSPTTANAPPVIDSPAPSKIPSSSSSSSSNLNLRRSCESLEDQPPPPPDRQQQRSQQRSGAVAARVSPFNYTPSPRKSSAEVSSAPTQPTSSTSTTPTRPSLIPTPVTKKREPKGGDGGSNGGGERGSYIVTSV; encoded by the exons ATGGCGGCAGCGTCGTATGACCAGCTGCTGAGGCAGGTGGAAGTGTTGAAGATGGAGAACTCCAACCTAAGACAGGAGCTGCAGGACAACTCCAACCACCTGACCAAGCTGGAGACCGAGGCCTCCAACATGAAG GAAGTGTTGAAGCAGCTGCAGGGCACCATAGAAGAAGAGCCCAGGGAGGTGTCTGGCTCTCAGCTGGAGCTCATTGGACGACTGAAAG AAATGAGCCTGGATCCAGCCGGCTTCAAGACTAGAACAAGGCTTCCTCTGCCCCCCTcgtcctcctccagctcttcctcctcttcctctggaaCTCCAGCAGGAGCTGCCGGAGGCTCCGCAGCTCCAGGACCTTCGTCAGCTGCCTTCCCCAAGAGGGGACTGCTGTCTGCGGGAAGAGACAGCCACGATCGTTGCGTGGAGGAGCTAGAGAAGGAGAG GTCTCTGCTATTGGCTGAGTTGGAgaaggaggagaaagagaaggacTGGTACTACGCTCAGCTGCAGAATCTCACCAAGAGGATTGACAGTCTGCCTCTCACTGAGAAC ttcaCTCTGCAGACGGACATGAGTCGCCGTCAGCTGGAGTTTGAGGCTCGTCAGATCCGTTCAGCAATGGAGGAGCAGCTGGGCTCCTGTCAGGAGATGGAGAGGAGAGCTCAA gCTCGTGTGTCTCGTATCCAGCAGATTGAGAAAGACATCCTGAGGCTGGGAGCCCATCTGCAG GTGGAGGGTGCTCAGAGTGCAGGGGACAGCAGTGGATTGGCTGAAGCTCAG AGTTCCAGCAGCCGATTGGACCAGGAGTCGGCCAATGAGACGAGCTACTCTGTGCCTCGACGAATCACCAGCCACCTTGGAACAAAG GTGGAGATGGTGTACAGCCTGCTGTCCATGCTGGGAACTCACGATAAGGATGACATGTCTCGCACGCTGCTCGCCATGTCGAGTTCACAGGACTCCTGCATCGCCATGCGTCAGTCTGGCTGCCTGCCTTTGCTCATCCAGCTGCTACATGGCAATGACAAGGACTCCTTGTTGCTAG GTAACTCCCGTGGCAGTAAGGAGGCTCGAGCGAGGGCGTCGGCTGCACTGCACAACATCGTGCACAGCCAGCCTGATGACAAGAGGGGGCGCAGGGAGATCAGAGTGCTCCACCTGCTGGAGCAGGTGCGTCATTACTGCGAGGCATGCTGGACCTGGCAGGAGAACCACGAGAGGGGCGCCGACCAGGAGGACAACCCCA TGCCGTCTCCTGTGGAGCATCAGATCTGTCCGGCCGTCTGCGTCCTCATGAAGCTGTCCTTCGATGAGGAGCACCGCCACGCCATGAACGAGCTGG GAGGTCTGCAGGCGGTGGCGGAGCTGCTGCAGGTGGACTGTGAGATGTTTGGGCTGAGCAGCGATCATTACAGCGTCACTCTGCGGAGATATGCTGGCATGGCGCTCACCAACCTCACCTTTGGAGATGTAGCCAATAAG GCCACGCTTTGCTCCATGAAAGGCTGCATGAGAGCAATGGTCGCTCAGCTGAAGTCTGAGAGTGAAGACCTGCAGCAG GTGATAGCCAGTGTTCTGAGGAACCTGTCATGGCGTGCTGATGTCAACAGTAAGAAGACGCTGCGTGAGGTTGGCAGCGTGCGAGCGCTGATGGGCTGCGCTCTCGAAGTGCAGAAG GAGTCCACGCTGAAGTCTGTACTGAGCGCGCTCTGGAACCTTTCGGCCCACTGCACAGAGAACAAGGCAGATATCTGCGCTGTGGATGGTGCTCTTGCATTTTTGGTCGGAACTCTGACGCATCGGAGCCACACCAACACGCTCGCCATCATCGAGAGCGGCGGAGGAATCCTGCGGAACGTTTCTAGCCTCATCGCCACAAATGAGGCGCACAG GCAGATACTGCGTGAGCACGGCTGCCTTCCAACTCTGCTGCAGCACCTCAAGTCTCATAGTTTGACCATCGTATCCAACGCCTGTGGAACGCTTTGGAACCTGTCAGCCCGAGACGCCAAAGACCAGGAAATGCTGTGGGAGCTGGGTGCCGTGGGAATGCTGCGCAATCTCATCCACTCCCGCCACAAGATGATCGCCATGGGCAGTGCCGCTGCTCTGCGAAACCTGATGGCCAACCGTCCAGCTCGCTTCAAAGACGCCAGCGTAGTGTCGCCGGGCGCCGGCGCCCCTTCGCTGCATGCTCGTAAACAGAAGGCGTTATTCGAGGAGCTGGATGCACAGCAGCTGTCAGAGACCTTCGACAACATCGATAACTTAAGCCCCAAAGCAGCAAACAGGAAGGGGCGGAGCTGTAATGGTGCCGGAGCTGGAGCAGGCAACCCCACACGCTCCTATACCAACACGCCTGTGCTGTCGAGCCCGAAGAGTGGTGACGGATCGAAGAGGACAAGCGAAGAAGTGTCGTACGTGCGGTCAGTGTTCCCGCCCAGTGTGCGTGCCTCCAGCGACAGCCTCAACAGCGTAACGAGTACCGACGGATACGGCAACCGCGGCAAAACCAAGCCTTCCTCAGATGCCTTCTACTCCTCTGACGAAAGCGGCGCCAACAAGTGCTGCGTCTACAGGAAGTACCCAGCAGACCTGGCTCATAAGATACGCAGTGCCAACCACATGGCGGATGATGACTGTGCCGAGCTGGACACACCCATCAACTACAGCCTAAAGTACTCGGACGAGCAGCTGAACTCTGGGAGACAGAGCCCGAGCCATGACGACGACCGTGAGCAGGACGTTAGGCTGCGGAGAAACGACAACGGTGCAGAGTCGGGACAGAATAGCAGCCACATGACGTCAGGACAACCGCCACGCTATGTCGTCGTCTCAGCAACATCGAGCTACTGCGGCGACTCTACACCTGAGCAGCCAATTGACTATAGCCTAAAGTACGGCAGCGACTCTGCACACAAACCAATCTTCAAGCAGGAAGAGACAGCCATCCCTTCTTTGGCTCTTCCTGCTTCATCCTCTACTAACAAGCTCCGCCCCCTGCCTCCGGCCACAGCGCGCACAGTGGCCAAAAGCAACCAGGAGTCAACACAGACTTACTGCGTGGAGGACACACCCATCTGCTTTTCCAGGGGCAGCTCACTGTCCTCGCTGTCATCGGAAGAGGACGAGGATGCTGATGTCATTGCGAGGAAGAGTAAAGGTGGCAGCGGCAATGATTACCCAACACTTCCTGTCAGCGAGAAAGACGCCCAGGAACGGCAGCAACAGCGGCAGCAGAAAGAGGCAGAGAGCCAAACATCTGCCGCGCCGTCCACACGAGGACGAAGAGGTCATCATCACCACCACGGCCATCACCATCACCACCATGTGACCTCATCATCGGGCGCCAGGACACCAAAGAGCCCTCCAGAGCCGCCGTATGCCCAGGAGACGCCGCTGATGTTCAGCCGCTGCACGTCGGTTAGCTCACTTGACAGCTTCTCCACCTCGTCCATCGCCAGCTCCGTACGCTCCAGCGAGCCTTGCAGTGGCATGCCAAGCGGCGTGGTCAGCCCAAGCGACCTCCCGGACAGCCCGGGTCAGACGATGCCCCCGAGCCGTGCCAAGACGCCGCCACTGCCTCTCTCCGCCGAGAAAACTAAGCAGGAGGAGAGAgccaagaaggaggaggagagttgTGTTGATGTCCTGCTGCACTTCGCCACAGAGAGCACACCGCACGGCTTCAGCCGCGCGTCTAGCCTGAGCGCGCTCAGTGTAGATGAGCCGTACATCGCAGCCGAGATGAAGAAAGAGGAGCAGGAGGGAGGCAACAAGGAGGTAAAGGAGGAGCCTCTCAAACCAATCCTTGACGAATCGGATGACGACAATGAGATCTTGGTGGCATGCATCAACATGGCCATGCCCAAGTCGTCCCAGAAACCAAAGAAGCAGCAACCAGCAGCACCACGGAAAGCCAGCCAACTTCCTGTTTACAAGCTCCTCCCACCACAGAGCCGATCCTTGCCGCCGCAGAGGAAGGATGTGCCGCCCCCACCCGAGGAGGTGCCAAGAGTTTACTGCGTGGAGGGAACGCCGCTCAATTTCTCCACTGCCACCTCGCTCAGTGACCTGACCATCGACTCCCCACCCAATGAGGAGTCAGCCCCGCCTCCCTCTGCCCCAAGAACAAGGGCAGGAGTCCCAGAGGGTGAGAATGGTGACGACATCCTAGCTGAGTGCATCAGCGCTGCCATGCCTAAAGCCAAACCCAGGAAACCATTCAGAACCCTCGAAAGCAGTGAACACCTTCAGGCTCCGCCCCTTCCTCCTGCTGTGTCTCCGCCAACACCGCCTCCTCTCTGCCAGCCGCCGTTAAAGAACAAACCCACCTCGCCTGTGAAGCCGATGCCTCAAAGGCCATCATACAGCGTCGCCACGACAGCAGCCGCCAAACCAAAACCAGGATTTGCCTTTGATTCACCACGCCACTACACCCCCATCGAGGGAACGCCATGTTGCTTCTCACGTAACGACTCGCTGAGCTCCCTCGACTTTGATGAGGATGAGGCTCCTGAAAAGGAAGGAGAGGAAAGGAAGAGtaaagaggaagaaaataggaaaaggaaACAGCAGACTGCCGCCGTTTTCCCCCGAACTAAAACTGCAACCAATCAGATGATCACAGATGAGAAGCAGAAGTTTGCTATGGAAGACACACCTGTCTGCTTCTCCAGAAACCCATCGCTGAGCTCACTGAGTGACATCGACCAGGAGAACAACAACAAGGAGTTTGCACCACCCCCACTgcaggatgaagaggaggagccTGATAGTGGCGAAGCAGCAGCGAAATCTCTTCCCCCTGCAGAG GTGGAGTCAAAGCCCCGCCCCCCTGCAGCCAGCGGCTACGCTCCCAAAGCGTTCCATGTGGAGGACACACCCGTTTGTTTCTCGAGGAACTCGTCGCTCAGTTCACTCAGCATCGACTCTGAGGACGACCTCCTGCAGGAATGCATCAGCTCCGCTATgcccaagaagaagaagaagtctgCCGCGCTGCCTGCCCCTGCTGCCATAGCTACACCACCTCCTCTCACCAAGGCTGATGATGGCATTCTGGCAGAGGAGGAACCTTCAGAGGCTCCCAGAAGCCCCACCTCTCCTGACTCGGAGTCCTTTGATTGGAAAGCCATCCAGGAAGGTGCCAACTCTATTGTCAGCAGTCTGAACGCTGCTGCTGCCGCATCCCTGTCTCGCCAGCCATCATCAGATTCTGACTCCGTCCTGTCCCTGAAGTCTGTTGGGTCACCCTTCCACCTGCCAACGGCCAAGAAGAACGctgatgaggaggaagaggaggctcTGCAAGTGAAGCGAGGTGCCCGGATCTTGAAGCCAGGCGAGCGCACCACGTTAGAAGCCAAGaagaaggaagaggaggatgacGAGGAGGCAAAGGCGCTGAGAGGTGGGAAGAAGGTGTACAGGAGCCTGATCACAGGTAAACCCAGGGCAGAACCAGCAGCAAGGGGCCGGAGCAAACCCAGAGCTGCAGCTGTGGCCAAAGCTCCAGGAGTCAGTGACAGCACAGACAGAGGAGGCGGGTCCTCTCGAGACGCCACTCCTTCTCGGTCCGCAGCGCCAGCCAGTCAGAAAGGAGCAAAGCTGTCACAGCTGCCACGTACCACGTCTCCAGGAAGTGCCTCATCAACGTCTTCCTCTAGAGCCGCCAAGCAGAGCACTCCAAAAAGCGGCGGCATGCTGAGAAGTGAGTCGGCCTCCAGGCTCAGCATCTCTGCCTCCACCAAGAAGCAGAAGGTCGAACCTGAGAAGCCTGCACTCGTCCGACAATCGACCTTCATCAAAGAAGCTCCGAGTCCGACACTGAAGAGGAAGCTAGAAGAGTCTTCGTCAGCAGCGGCAGCAATGGAGTCGCAGTCCAGCCCTGAAACACCGCTTCCTCCCGCATCCAGAAGACAAGACGTCAACCGCTCGCAGTCAGAGAGTCCGTCAAGGCCACAAGAAGAGACGTCATCTCGACTGAGCCGCACTGGCACCTGGAAACGGGAGAACAGCAGTGGTGCCACAGGAGTGAGCGGCGGGAAACACTCAACGTCTTTACCTCGCGTTGGCACGTggaagaggacaggaagctCATCGTCGGTGCTGTCGGCATCATCTGAGTCCGGTGAGATGCGAAGTGAGGACAACACCAACAGGTCCAAGGGGACATGGAGGAAAGCAAAGAGCAGCGGCAGCGACTTAACAGCTGCCAAATCAGAGGATGTTTGGGTTCGTCTTGAAGACTGTCCCGTTAACAATCCACGCTCACCCACCACCGCCAACGCCCCGCCTGTCATCGACAGCCCCGCCCCCTCAAAGatcccctcctcttcctcttcttcatcctccaaCCTCAATCTTCGTCGGAGCTGTGAGAGTTTGGAAGACCAGCCTCCGCCACCACCCGACCGCCAGCAGCAGCGCAGTCAGCAGCGCAGCGGTGCTGTAGCAGCTCGTGTCAGTCCCTTCAACTATACGCCCAGCCCAAGGAAGAGCAGTGCAGAAGTAAGCTCCGCCCCCACACAGCCTACCAGCAGCACGTCCACCACGCCCACACGGCCTTCACTCATCCCCACCCCCGTGACCAAGAAGCGTGAGCCAAAGGGCGGAGATGGAGGCAGCAACGGCGGCGGCGAGCGCGGTTCCTACATCGTCACGTCCGTGTAA
- the fsd1l gene encoding FSD1-like protein isoform X2 encodes MDTQKEALRRIMNTLVNKNEELQHFLDSIDSTRTGLQEESCKVMSELEVELEKLSSTLEERGVQLRDIIKEETQRKEAELQLQLSEGKFALLSCEELLEFANQTLTLTNEEEFLTAAKQIKERVTMAPAFRLTTRPMVSGNMSQFTVDFSAEKAGLLRLNFLPVPRAPEIDVPGCIVCDNGITVAWQQINDADENGPIERYELEYRKTNHNSSLRASGDACWEKICNITDTQVTISGLKFDSLFIVVRVRARNKAAAGDFSEPVAMETRAFNFGFDAATAHAELKIQGDMVTWEPQGVKGHDARLRCKENKNSRSATPSPNKTAGNRAGRERFAGESYTVLGDQEINGGCHYWEIRLLADWKSHSVGVAYRGSLGRFDQLGKSTSSWCLYASQWLQSSLAAKHNNRAKALDWPLPQRIGIYCDYDNGELMFVDVDQFRLLHVFKTKFSQPLVPAFTVWCGGISVATGLQVPSFMGNFVSTNRSLSAD; translated from the exons ATGGACACTCAGAAG GAAGCTCTGCGACGCATCATGAACACATTAGTCAATAAGAATGAAGAGCTTCAACATTTTCTGGACTCAATTGACAGCACTCGGACAGGGCTGCAG GAGGAGTCTTGCAAGGTGATGTCAGAGCTGGAGGTGGAGCTAGAGAAGCTAAGCTCCACCTTGGAGGAAAGAGGAGTTCAGCTCCGTGACATCATCAAAGAGGAAACGCAGAGGAAGGAGGCGGAGCTTCAG CTGCAACTTTCAGAGGGGAAGTTTGCTCTACTCTCCTGCGAAGAGCTGCTGGAATTCGCAAATCAGACGCTGACTCTCACCAACGAAGAAGAGTTTCTGACG gcagCCAAACAGATCAAAGAACG GGTAACAATGGCTCCAGCGTTCCGGTTGACAACTCGACCGATGGTGTCAGGAAACATGTCGCAGTTTACTGTTGACTTCAGTGCCGAGAAGGCGGGGCTTCTGCGCCTTAACTTCCTGCCAG TTCCCAGAGCTCCAGAGATCGATGTTCCTGGCTGCATTGTCTGTGACAACGGCATCACTGTTGCTTGGCAACAGATCAACGACGCAGATGAAAATGGACCAATCGAGCGCTATGAGTTGGAATATCGCAAAACAAACCACAACAGCTCTCTGAGAGCTTCTGGAGACGCATGCTGGGAAAAGATTTGCAACATTACGGACACACAGGTGACCATCTCAG GACTGAAATTTGATTCGCTGTTTATTGTCGTCCGAGTCCGAGCAAGAAACAAAGCTGCTGCTGGCGATTTCTCTGAACCTGTAGCTATGGAAACCAGAG CGTTTAACTTTGGGTTTGACGCAGCTACAGCTCACGCTGAGCTTAAGATTCAGGGTGACATGGTCACATGGGAACCCCAGGGGGTGAAAGGTCACGACGCACGGCTCAGGTGCAAAGAGAATAAAAACAG CAGGAGTGCCACTCCGTCACCCAATAAGACAGCAGGAAATCGAGCTGGACGCGAACGATTTGCCGGGGAGTCGTACACAGTTCTGG GCGATCAGGAGATTAATGGAGGCTGTCATTACTGGGAGATCCGCCTCCTAGCTGACTGGAAGTCACACAGTGTGGGTGTGGCCTACCGTGGCAGTTTAGGACGATTTGACCAGTTAGGGAAGAGCACCAGTTCATGGTGTCTCTACGCCAGCCAATGGCTGCAGAGCTCTCTTGCGGCCAAACACAACAACCGAGCGAAGGCGTTGGATTGGCCGCTGCCACAGCGAATCGGAATCTACTGCGACTACGACAACG GAGAACTAATGTTTGTCGACGTTGATCAGTTTCGTCTCCTGCATGTCTTCAAGACCAAGTTCAGCCAGCCACTCGTCCCTGCCTTCACT GTGTGGTGCGGGGGGATCTCCGTGGCAACAGGCCTGCAGGTGCCAAGCTTCATGGGAAACTTTGTGTCGACCAATCGCAGCCTGTCAGCAGATTAA
- the fsd1l gene encoding FSD1-like protein isoform X3 — protein MNTLVNKNEELQHFLDSIDSTRTGLQEESCKVMSELEVELEKLSSTLEERGVQLRDIIKEETQRKEAELQLQLSEGKFALLSCEELLEFANQTLTLTNEEEFLTAAKQIKERVTMAPAFRLTTRPMVSGNMSQFTVDFSAEKAGLLRLNFLPVPRAPEIDVPGCIVCDNGITVAWQQINDADENGPIERYELEYRKTNHNSSLRASGDACWEKICNITDTQVTISGLKFDSLFIVVRVRARNKAAAGDFSEPVAMETRAFNFGFDAATAHAELKIQGDMVTWEPQGVKGHDARLRCKENKNSSRSATPSPNKTAGNRAGRERFAGESYTVLGDQEINGGCHYWEIRLLADWKSHSVGVAYRGSLGRFDQLGKSTSSWCLYASQWLQSSLAAKHNNRAKALDWPLPQRIGIYCDYDNGELMFVDVDQFRLLHVFKTKFSQPLVPAFTVWCGGISVATGLQVPSFMGNFVSTNRSLSAD, from the exons ATGAACACATTAGTCAATAAGAATGAAGAGCTTCAACATTTTCTGGACTCAATTGACAGCACTCGGACAGGGCTGCAG GAGGAGTCTTGCAAGGTGATGTCAGAGCTGGAGGTGGAGCTAGAGAAGCTAAGCTCCACCTTGGAGGAAAGAGGAGTTCAGCTCCGTGACATCATCAAAGAGGAAACGCAGAGGAAGGAGGCGGAGCTTCAG CTGCAACTTTCAGAGGGGAAGTTTGCTCTACTCTCCTGCGAAGAGCTGCTGGAATTCGCAAATCAGACGCTGACTCTCACCAACGAAGAAGAGTTTCTGACG gcagCCAAACAGATCAAAGAACG GGTAACAATGGCTCCAGCGTTCCGGTTGACAACTCGACCGATGGTGTCAGGAAACATGTCGCAGTTTACTGTTGACTTCAGTGCCGAGAAGGCGGGGCTTCTGCGCCTTAACTTCCTGCCAG TTCCCAGAGCTCCAGAGATCGATGTTCCTGGCTGCATTGTCTGTGACAACGGCATCACTGTTGCTTGGCAACAGATCAACGACGCAGATGAAAATGGACCAATCGAGCGCTATGAGTTGGAATATCGCAAAACAAACCACAACAGCTCTCTGAGAGCTTCTGGAGACGCATGCTGGGAAAAGATTTGCAACATTACGGACACACAGGTGACCATCTCAG GACTGAAATTTGATTCGCTGTTTATTGTCGTCCGAGTCCGAGCAAGAAACAAAGCTGCTGCTGGCGATTTCTCTGAACCTGTAGCTATGGAAACCAGAG CGTTTAACTTTGGGTTTGACGCAGCTACAGCTCACGCTGAGCTTAAGATTCAGGGTGACATGGTCACATGGGAACCCCAGGGGGTGAAAGGTCACGACGCACGGCTCAGGTGCAAAGAGAATAAAAACAG CAGCAGGAGTGCCACTCCGTCACCCAATAAGACAGCAGGAAATCGAGCTGGACGCGAACGATTTGCCGGGGAGTCGTACACAGTTCTGG GCGATCAGGAGATTAATGGAGGCTGTCATTACTGGGAGATCCGCCTCCTAGCTGACTGGAAGTCACACAGTGTGGGTGTGGCCTACCGTGGCAGTTTAGGACGATTTGACCAGTTAGGGAAGAGCACCAGTTCATGGTGTCTCTACGCCAGCCAATGGCTGCAGAGCTCTCTTGCGGCCAAACACAACAACCGAGCGAAGGCGTTGGATTGGCCGCTGCCACAGCGAATCGGAATCTACTGCGACTACGACAACG GAGAACTAATGTTTGTCGACGTTGATCAGTTTCGTCTCCTGCATGTCTTCAAGACCAAGTTCAGCCAGCCACTCGTCCCTGCCTTCACT GTGTGGTGCGGGGGGATCTCCGTGGCAACAGGCCTGCAGGTGCCAAGCTTCATGGGAAACTTTGTGTCGACCAATCGCAGCCTGTCAGCAGATTAA
- the fsd1l gene encoding FSD1-like protein isoform X1, protein MDTQKEALRRIMNTLVNKNEELQHFLDSIDSTRTGLQEESCKVMSELEVELEKLSSTLEERGVQLRDIIKEETQRKEAELQLQLSEGKFALLSCEELLEFANQTLTLTNEEEFLTAAKQIKERVTMAPAFRLTTRPMVSGNMSQFTVDFSAEKAGLLRLNFLPVPRAPEIDVPGCIVCDNGITVAWQQINDADENGPIERYELEYRKTNHNSSLRASGDACWEKICNITDTQVTISGLKFDSLFIVVRVRARNKAAAGDFSEPVAMETRAFNFGFDAATAHAELKIQGDMVTWEPQGVKGHDARLRCKENKNSSRSATPSPNKTAGNRAGRERFAGESYTVLGDQEINGGCHYWEIRLLADWKSHSVGVAYRGSLGRFDQLGKSTSSWCLYASQWLQSSLAAKHNNRAKALDWPLPQRIGIYCDYDNGELMFVDVDQFRLLHVFKTKFSQPLVPAFTVWCGGISVATGLQVPSFMGNFVSTNRSLSAD, encoded by the exons ATGGACACTCAGAAG GAAGCTCTGCGACGCATCATGAACACATTAGTCAATAAGAATGAAGAGCTTCAACATTTTCTGGACTCAATTGACAGCACTCGGACAGGGCTGCAG GAGGAGTCTTGCAAGGTGATGTCAGAGCTGGAGGTGGAGCTAGAGAAGCTAAGCTCCACCTTGGAGGAAAGAGGAGTTCAGCTCCGTGACATCATCAAAGAGGAAACGCAGAGGAAGGAGGCGGAGCTTCAG CTGCAACTTTCAGAGGGGAAGTTTGCTCTACTCTCCTGCGAAGAGCTGCTGGAATTCGCAAATCAGACGCTGACTCTCACCAACGAAGAAGAGTTTCTGACG gcagCCAAACAGATCAAAGAACG GGTAACAATGGCTCCAGCGTTCCGGTTGACAACTCGACCGATGGTGTCAGGAAACATGTCGCAGTTTACTGTTGACTTCAGTGCCGAGAAGGCGGGGCTTCTGCGCCTTAACTTCCTGCCAG TTCCCAGAGCTCCAGAGATCGATGTTCCTGGCTGCATTGTCTGTGACAACGGCATCACTGTTGCTTGGCAACAGATCAACGACGCAGATGAAAATGGACCAATCGAGCGCTATGAGTTGGAATATCGCAAAACAAACCACAACAGCTCTCTGAGAGCTTCTGGAGACGCATGCTGGGAAAAGATTTGCAACATTACGGACACACAGGTGACCATCTCAG GACTGAAATTTGATTCGCTGTTTATTGTCGTCCGAGTCCGAGCAAGAAACAAAGCTGCTGCTGGCGATTTCTCTGAACCTGTAGCTATGGAAACCAGAG CGTTTAACTTTGGGTTTGACGCAGCTACAGCTCACGCTGAGCTTAAGATTCAGGGTGACATGGTCACATGGGAACCCCAGGGGGTGAAAGGTCACGACGCACGGCTCAGGTGCAAAGAGAATAAAAACAG CAGCAGGAGTGCCACTCCGTCACCCAATAAGACAGCAGGAAATCGAGCTGGACGCGAACGATTTGCCGGGGAGTCGTACACAGTTCTGG GCGATCAGGAGATTAATGGAGGCTGTCATTACTGGGAGATCCGCCTCCTAGCTGACTGGAAGTCACACAGTGTGGGTGTGGCCTACCGTGGCAGTTTAGGACGATTTGACCAGTTAGGGAAGAGCACCAGTTCATGGTGTCTCTACGCCAGCCAATGGCTGCAGAGCTCTCTTGCGGCCAAACACAACAACCGAGCGAAGGCGTTGGATTGGCCGCTGCCACAGCGAATCGGAATCTACTGCGACTACGACAACG GAGAACTAATGTTTGTCGACGTTGATCAGTTTCGTCTCCTGCATGTCTTCAAGACCAAGTTCAGCCAGCCACTCGTCCCTGCCTTCACT GTGTGGTGCGGGGGGATCTCCGTGGCAACAGGCCTGCAGGTGCCAAGCTTCATGGGAAACTTTGTGTCGACCAATCGCAGCCTGTCAGCAGATTAA